A single region of the Manihot esculenta cultivar AM560-2 chromosome 12, M.esculenta_v8, whole genome shotgun sequence genome encodes:
- the LOC110627542 gene encoding NDR1/HIN1-like protein 6, with amino-acid sequence MEATPSPRISIETPPAYQQKYVMLNSNNSTDLRPPPKRRNVPRYHDHSSKSSGSFCLKCICCCLLFWFVLIILLAGAAYILYTKIEPEVPVYTVDHFDVNAFDVQHDFSLHTELVVTVKSDNPNNHIGFQYGTDSSVVVMYKNSILCEGKLPAFTQPHANATMIQIPLKGDSEFGTDLQEALVKNRKTGQIPLLVEVKAPISVVVLDFPMRQVTVLLNCSLVVDNLSPKKKAKIISSTYNYAVEL; translated from the exons ATGGAAGCAACTCCTTCTCCAC GCATATCAATCGAAACTCCCCCAGCTTACCAACAAAAATATGTAATGCTGAACAGTAATAATTCAACAGATCTAAGACCTCCTCCCAAGAGGAGAAACGTTCCTAGGTACCACGACCATTCTAGTAAATCCAGTGGAAGTTTTTGCCTAAAATGCATTTGTTGTTGCCTTCTCTTCTGGTTTGTTTTGATCATCCTTCTCGCTGGTGCTGCCTATATTCTTTACACTAAGATTGAGCCTGAAGTCCCTGTCTATACCGTTGATCATTTCGATGTCAATGCCTTTGATGTTCAGCATGATTTTAGTCTCCATACTGAATTGGTtgttactgtcaaatctgataACCCTAACAACCACATAGGCTTCCAATATGGGACGGATAGTTCTGTTGTTGTAATGTATAAAAACTCTATTCTTTGTGAGGGAAAACTTCCCGCCTTTACTCAACCCCATGCAAATGCCACTATGATTCAGATTCCTTTGAAAGGTGATAGCGAGTTTGGAACAGACCTTCAAGAAGCTCTCGTGAAGAATCGAAAAACTGGACAGATCCCTTTACTTGTAGAGGTTAAGGCTCCTATTTCTGTGGTGGTTCTTGATTTTCCTATGAGACAAGTCACGGTTCTTCTCAATTGTTCTTTGGTGGTTGATAACTTATCACCTAAAAAGAAAGCCAAGATTATATCATCTACGTACAACTACGCAGTTGAACTTTAA
- the LOC110628778 gene encoding uncharacterized protein LOC110628778, which produces MNTLVRSATTSLSRRLNGYEALDHYYDAFNRPENLGGRTPASKPRNVHASTTHPAGMASLGYRIAKAKQRQIFLQSYKLASRSKLRRSRSGKLKKVVVKVRTIVVSLVSFLRLGTSRSCSSRSAISISISSPIRFGKCC; this is translated from the coding sequence ATGAACACCCTTGTCCGCAGCGCCACAACAAGTCTTAGCCGGCGATTAAACGGTTATGAGGCGTTGGATCATTACTACGATGCTTTCAACAGGCCAGAAAATCTTGGCGGGCGAACGCCAGCTTCCAAGCCTAGAAATGTGCATGCGTCGACAACTCATCCAGCTGGGATGGCTTCTTTAGGATATAGGATTGCTAAAGCTAAGCAAAGACAGATATTTCTACAGTCTTACAAGCTAGCGTCGAGAAGCAAATTGAGACGATCAAGATCAGGGAAGCTTAAGAAGGTGGTGGTTAAGGTGAGGACAATTGTGGTGTCGTTGGTATCTTTTCTGAGACTTGGGACTTCGAGATCGTGCAGTTCTAGATCAGCAATCTCAATCTCTATATCCTCTCCCATTAGATTTGGAAAATGTTGTTAA